A DNA window from Streptomyces sp. 71268 contains the following coding sequences:
- a CDS encoding SRPBCC family protein, protein MAQVEATTERIIRAGAEDVFDALADYSGTRKRVMPEQFSEYEVREGGDGEGTLVHWKLQATSKRVRDCLLEVTEPTDGQLVEKDRNSTMVTTWIVTPAGEGASRVVVTSTWTGAGGIGGFFEKTFAPKGLGRIYDALLTRLAAELEK, encoded by the coding sequence ATGGCGCAGGTCGAGGCCACCACGGAGCGGATCATCAGGGCGGGCGCCGAGGACGTGTTCGATGCGCTCGCCGACTACAGCGGCACCCGGAAGCGGGTCATGCCCGAGCAGTTCAGCGAGTACGAGGTACGCGAGGGCGGCGACGGCGAGGGCACCCTGGTCCACTGGAAGCTCCAGGCGACCAGCAAGCGGGTGCGCGACTGCCTCCTTGAGGTGACCGAGCCCACCGACGGCCAGCTCGTCGAGAAGGACCGGAACTCCACGATGGTCACCACGTGGATCGTGACGCCCGCGGGCGAGGGCGCCTCGCGCGTCGTGGTCACCTCCACCTGGACCGGCGCCGGTGGCATCGGCGGCTTCTTCGAGAAGACCTTCGCCCCCAAGGGGCTCGGCCGCATCTACGACGCCCTGCTGACCCGCCTCGCCGCGGAGCTGGAGAAGTGA